One part of the Nocardioides zeae genome encodes these proteins:
- a CDS encoding crotonase/enoyl-CoA hydratase family protein, translating to MSASPATTYVSCTVEDGIARVVLDRPDKLNALTLDTLEDLIRVARWLRHDRSLRAVILSGAGDSFCAGLDFGTVLKKPGRVARALVPSPFRGTNTFQEACWAWRRLPVPVIAAVHGHCYGGGLQIALAADFRFTTPDARWSVLEGKWGLIPDMSGVRSISELVGLDVAKRLAMTAEIVSGKEALDLGLVTGVDADPVAAAESLVAEIKAKSPDAVAAAKRLFDGAQTSSARHTFARERIEQVVLLATRNTRIARESAFAKIAPTFGPRSR from the coding sequence ATGTCTGCGTCGCCCGCCACCACGTACGTCTCCTGCACCGTCGAGGACGGCATCGCGCGCGTCGTGCTCGACCGGCCCGACAAGCTCAACGCGCTCACCCTCGACACCCTCGAGGACCTGATCCGCGTCGCGCGGTGGCTGCGGCACGACCGCAGCCTCCGCGCGGTGATCCTCAGCGGGGCGGGCGACTCGTTCTGCGCCGGGCTCGACTTCGGCACCGTGCTGAAGAAGCCCGGCCGGGTCGCGCGGGCCCTCGTGCCCTCGCCGTTCCGGGGCACCAACACCTTCCAGGAGGCGTGCTGGGCGTGGCGGCGGTTGCCGGTGCCGGTGATCGCGGCCGTCCACGGCCACTGCTACGGCGGCGGGCTGCAGATCGCGCTCGCGGCCGACTTCCGGTTCACGACGCCGGACGCCCGCTGGTCGGTGCTCGAGGGCAAGTGGGGCCTCATCCCCGACATGAGCGGGGTGCGCAGCATCTCGGAGCTCGTCGGCCTCGACGTCGCCAAGCGGCTCGCGATGACCGCTGAGATCGTCTCGGGCAAGGAGGCGCTCGACCTCGGGCTCGTCACGGGCGTCGACGCGGACCCGGTGGCCGCGGCGGAGTCGCTCGTGGCCGAGATCAAGGCGAAGTCGCCCGACGCAGTGGCGGCCGCGAAGCGCCTGTTCGACGGCGCGCAGACCTCGAGCGCTCGGCACACGTTCGCGCGTGAGCGCATCGAGCAGGTCGTCCTGCTCGCCACGCGCAACACCCGCATCGCCCGCGAGTCCGCCTTCGCCAAGATCGCGCCCACCTTCGGGCCGCGCTCGCGCTGA
- a CDS encoding flavin-containing monooxygenase: MAQTPAPSSPSPREHVDVLVIGAGLSGIGAAARLTRDHPDLELLVLEAREAIGGTWDLFRYPGVRSDSDMYTLGYRFKPWLGEKALADGASIREYVEETAAEHDLVDRIRFGHKVVGAAWDSATSRWTVEVVVDGETATYSAGFLYCCAGYYDYDAGYRPVFPGEELFEGELVHPQAWPEDLDYRGKKVVVIGSGATAITLVPSMAGAAEHVTMLQRTPTYVISIPARDQLSLLARKVLPEMTAYQLTRWRNVLQQMVFFNASQTFPSVVKRGVRAWTRRQVPDLDVDTHFNPPYDPWDQRFCVVPDGDLYRVLRSGEASIATGRIATFTPTGIRLESGEEIEADVVVTATGLNLLAFGGLSFTVDGAEVKLPETMSYRGLMLTGVPNFAYTIGYTNASWTLKADLVADYVSRLLGRMRATGLRKVEVERDPTVAEAPLLGLEAGYVQRSVDQLPKQGAEAPWKVVQNYLYDIRALRRSDLDDGTLTWS; encoded by the coding sequence ATGGCGCAGACCCCGGCTCCCTCCAGCCCCTCCCCGCGTGAGCACGTCGACGTCCTCGTCATCGGGGCCGGCCTCTCCGGCATCGGTGCCGCGGCCCGGCTGACCCGTGACCACCCCGACCTCGAGCTGCTGGTCCTCGAGGCCCGCGAGGCCATCGGCGGCACGTGGGACCTGTTCCGCTACCCCGGCGTGCGCTCCGACTCGGACATGTACACGCTCGGCTACCGCTTCAAGCCCTGGCTCGGGGAGAAGGCGCTGGCCGACGGTGCCTCCATCCGGGAGTACGTCGAGGAGACGGCCGCCGAGCACGACCTGGTCGACCGGATCAGGTTCGGCCACAAGGTGGTCGGGGCCGCGTGGGACTCTGCGACCTCCCGCTGGACGGTCGAGGTGGTCGTCGACGGCGAGACCGCGACGTACTCCGCCGGGTTCCTCTACTGCTGCGCGGGCTACTACGACTACGACGCCGGCTACCGGCCCGTGTTCCCGGGCGAGGAGCTGTTCGAGGGCGAGCTCGTCCACCCGCAGGCGTGGCCCGAGGACCTCGACTACCGCGGCAAGAAGGTCGTCGTCATCGGCTCCGGGGCCACGGCGATCACCCTCGTGCCCTCGATGGCCGGCGCGGCCGAGCACGTGACGATGCTGCAGCGCACGCCGACCTACGTCATCTCCATCCCCGCGCGCGACCAGCTGTCGCTGCTGGCGCGCAAGGTGCTGCCCGAGATGACGGCCTACCAGCTGACGCGGTGGCGCAACGTCCTGCAGCAGATGGTCTTCTTCAACGCCAGCCAGACGTTCCCGTCCGTCGTGAAGCGCGGGGTGCGCGCGTGGACGAGGCGCCAGGTGCCGGACCTCGACGTCGACACGCACTTCAACCCGCCGTACGACCCGTGGGACCAGCGGTTCTGCGTGGTTCCGGACGGCGACCTCTACCGGGTGCTGCGCTCGGGCGAGGCGTCGATCGCGACGGGCCGGATCGCCACGTTCACGCCCACCGGGATCCGGCTGGAGAGCGGCGAGGAGATCGAGGCCGACGTGGTCGTGACCGCGACCGGGCTCAACCTGCTCGCCTTCGGCGGCCTGTCGTTCACGGTCGACGGTGCCGAGGTGAAGCTGCCCGAGACGATGAGCTACCGCGGGCTGATGCTCACCGGCGTGCCCAACTTCGCCTACACCATCGGCTACACCAACGCCTCGTGGACGCTGAAGGCCGACCTGGTCGCCGACTACGTCTCGCGGCTGCTCGGGCGGATGCGGGCCACGGGCCTGCGGAAGGTGGAGGTCGAGCGCGACCCGACCGTCGCCGAGGCGCCCCTGCTGGGCCTCGAGGCGGGCTACGTGCAGCGCTCCGTCGACCAGCTCCCCAAGCAGGGCGCCGAGGCGCCGTGGAAGGTCGTGCAGAACTACCTCTACGACATCCGGGCGCTGCGCCGCTCGGACCTCGACGACGGCACGCTCACCTGGTCGTGA
- a CDS encoding zinc ribbon domain-containing protein, protein MSTCAVCGHQMPHDAAFCDTCGTPADATHVSGGSSPSSPSSPSAPADAGDAPTSVSGGLPPSSSYGAPSGPQGGYGQPGGYDAGYGQPGGYDAGYGQSGGYGGGYGGGYGGGYGGGYGEVGQPGPGRGGGGRGKWIAIWGVVGVLVIGVIVTTLVLTVFNGKDDDDRDTADPDETSSTDGTDGPDPSGITLGEVNEIPVDDDTAVLTVEADESQIVLLSSSDDMGIPFPEDAAMQVTSAQGWYGEEGFAAFVPERSGEQEVEFNVFAGSDTVEVFVDVVDAEMLELGDAVPLPAGSPMGAAIYEDLSGAFVLPEGMYISSCTSDAICDLEGTVLAVADRSRLTPAQAPEGAGVWGEGGTTLETTMPAGGGNAPFVATTSGSLTVFLENIADPAVDFRLQVFDKHGNEICNRDSSFGDETCLVQVRQGDDYSVVVTEYDEDPQATGNIRLQLIPGTNE, encoded by the coding sequence ATGAGCACCTGTGCCGTCTGCGGCCACCAGATGCCCCACGACGCCGCGTTCTGCGACACGTGCGGCACCCCGGCCGACGCGACCCACGTCAGCGGCGGTTCCTCCCCGTCCTCCCCGTCCTCCCCGTCCGCTCCCGCTGATGCGGGCGACGCCCCGACGAGCGTGAGCGGCGGGCTGCCGCCGTCGTCGTCGTACGGCGCGCCCTCGGGCCCGCAGGGCGGCTACGGCCAGCCCGGCGGGTACGACGCGGGCTACGGCCAGCCCGGCGGGTACGACGCGGGCTACGGCCAGTCGGGCGGCTACGGCGGTGGCTACGGCGGTGGCTACGGCGGTGGCTACGGCGGGGGCTACGGCGAGGTCGGTCAGCCCGGGCCCGGCCGGGGTGGCGGCGGCCGCGGCAAGTGGATCGCCATCTGGGGTGTCGTGGGCGTGCTCGTCATCGGGGTCATCGTCACGACGCTCGTGCTGACGGTCTTCAACGGCAAGGACGACGACGACCGCGACACGGCCGACCCGGACGAGACCAGCAGCACCGACGGCACCGACGGGCCCGACCCGTCCGGCATCACGCTCGGCGAGGTCAACGAGATCCCGGTCGACGACGACACCGCCGTGCTGACGGTCGAGGCGGACGAGTCCCAGATCGTGCTGCTCTCCAGCTCCGACGACATGGGCATCCCGTTCCCCGAGGACGCCGCGATGCAGGTGACCTCGGCCCAGGGCTGGTACGGCGAGGAGGGCTTCGCGGCCTTCGTCCCGGAGCGCTCGGGCGAGCAGGAGGTCGAGTTCAACGTCTTCGCCGGCTCCGACACCGTCGAGGTGTTCGTCGACGTCGTCGACGCCGAGATGCTGGAGCTGGGCGACGCGGTGCCGCTGCCGGCGGGTTCGCCCATGGGCGCGGCGATCTACGAGGACCTCTCGGGTGCCTTCGTGCTCCCCGAGGGCATGTACATCTCGAGCTGCACGAGCGACGCCATCTGCGACCTCGAGGGCACGGTGCTCGCCGTCGCCGACCGGTCCCGGCTCACCCCGGCGCAGGCGCCGGAGGGTGCCGGCGTCTGGGGCGAGGGCGGCACGACGCTCGAGACGACGATGCCGGCGGGTGGCGGCAACGCCCCGTTCGTCGCCACGACGAGCGGCTCGCTCACCGTCTTCCTCGAGAACATCGCGGACCCGGCGGTCGACTTCCGCCTCCAGGTCTTCGACAAGCACGGCAACGAGATCTGCAACCGCGACAGCTCCTTCGGCGACGAGACCTGCCTCGTCCAGGTGCGCCAGGGCGACGACTACTCGGTCGTCGTGACGGAGTACGACGAGGACCCGCAGGCGACCGGCAACATCCGTCTGCAGCTGATCCCCGGCACCAACGAGTGA
- a CDS encoding fatty acid desaturase family protein, with protein sequence MTVVTKKDENPVAHLTPEDIEQLGIELDAIRQEVLDTRGERDAAYIRKVIDAQRKLELGSRAVLLASAFPPAFVAGTIGLSIAKIIENMEIGHNVMHGQWDWMRDPKIHSTTWEWDNASTAEGWKHSHNEVHHTYTNIVGKDNDLGYGIMRVDEDQRWVPMYLAQPVWNFINACFFEYGIAAYDLELGKNLKTPKDRRPESFTKAARATLGKIRKQMTKDYVVHPLLSLPTGSFLPTLAANFTANLVRNVWSHSVIMCGHFPEGVETYEKAAIPERETRGEWYLRQMLGSANISGSKAMHFMTGNLSHQIEHHLFPDLPSNRYAEVAPKVQALFEKYDLNYHSASLPAQVYSAWHKVVRLSLPNGWLETTTKDNLPSQLKMLWAMTTGDRKVRRVAQLRLEQQARRLRAQKKADVERVA encoded by the coding sequence ATGACCGTCGTCACCAAGAAGGACGAGAACCCCGTCGCCCACCTCACGCCCGAGGACATCGAGCAGCTGGGCATCGAGCTGGACGCGATCCGCCAGGAGGTGCTCGACACCCGCGGGGAGCGCGACGCGGCGTACATCCGCAAGGTCATCGACGCCCAGCGCAAGCTGGAGCTGGGCTCCCGCGCCGTGCTGCTCGCCAGCGCGTTCCCGCCGGCGTTCGTCGCCGGCACCATCGGCCTCTCGATCGCCAAGATCATCGAGAACATGGAGATCGGCCACAACGTCATGCACGGCCAGTGGGACTGGATGCGTGACCCGAAGATCCACTCCACCACGTGGGAGTGGGACAACGCCTCGACGGCGGAGGGCTGGAAGCACAGCCACAACGAGGTGCACCACACCTACACGAACATCGTCGGCAAGGACAACGACCTCGGCTACGGCATCATGCGCGTCGACGAGGACCAACGCTGGGTGCCGATGTACCTCGCGCAGCCCGTGTGGAACTTCATCAACGCGTGCTTCTTCGAGTACGGGATCGCGGCCTACGACCTCGAGCTCGGCAAGAACCTGAAGACGCCCAAGGACCGCCGCCCGGAGTCCTTCACGAAGGCCGCCCGTGCCACCCTCGGCAAGATCCGCAAGCAGATGACGAAGGACTACGTCGTCCACCCGCTGCTGTCGCTGCCGACCGGCTCGTTCCTGCCGACCCTGGCCGCCAACTTCACGGCCAACCTGGTCCGCAACGTGTGGAGCCACTCCGTGATCATGTGCGGCCACTTCCCCGAGGGCGTCGAGACCTACGAGAAGGCCGCGATCCCGGAGCGGGAGACGCGTGGCGAGTGGTACCTGCGCCAGATGCTCGGCTCCGCCAACATCTCCGGCTCGAAGGCCATGCACTTCATGACCGGCAACCTCTCGCACCAGATCGAGCACCACCTCTTCCCCGACCTGCCGTCGAACCGGTACGCCGAGGTGGCGCCCAAGGTGCAGGCGCTGTTCGAGAAGTACGACCTCAACTACCACTCCGCGTCGCTGCCCGCGCAGGTCTACTCGGCGTGGCACAAGGTCGTCCGCCTCTCGCTGCCCAACGGCTGGCTGGAGACCACGACGAAGGACAACCTGCCGAGCCAGCTCAAGATGCTCTGGGCGATGACGACGGGCGACCGCAAGGTGCGCCGCGTGGCCCAGCTGCGGCTCGAGCAGCAGGCCCGTCGGCTCCGCGCCCAGAAGAAGGCGGACGTCGAGCGCGTCGCCTGA
- a CDS encoding ferredoxin reductase, whose protein sequence is MSSSVPLLTSTTRRRAGSTTLRARLERIANAAVTPLVPADYLDLFNPLRAGAELRGRVVAVTPETADAATIVIRPGRDWAGHVPGQYVRVGIDVDGVRQWRAYSLTHGPRPDGNISITVKAVPDGVVSHHLVHRVQVGTLVHLEQATGEFVLAPEVTDGPATAKLLFVTAGSGVTPVVGMLRNLFPVTDSGVVRPARSAHLDITVVHVAPSRPDSIFIRDLEALDAAGAIHLVARYDDVHGLLDVDTLGDLVPDLGERATYACGPGGLLDALETHHAARDLVLYTEQFRPATLVVGEGGEVTFAGGASIETDGATTLLDAGESAGVLMPSGCRMGVCFGCVVPLTEGSVRDLRNGALTTAVPGETGPEGIRIQTCITAAAGPCHLDV, encoded by the coding sequence ATGAGCTCCTCTGTGCCCCTGCTGACGTCGACGACCCGTCGGCGCGCAGGCTCCACGACGCTCCGTGCGCGCCTCGAGCGGATCGCGAACGCGGCGGTCACCCCGCTCGTGCCGGCCGACTACCTGGACCTCTTCAACCCGCTCCGTGCGGGCGCCGAGCTGCGGGGCAGGGTCGTCGCCGTCACGCCCGAGACGGCCGACGCCGCCACCATCGTCATCCGCCCCGGCCGCGACTGGGCCGGGCACGTGCCGGGCCAGTACGTGCGGGTCGGCATCGACGTCGACGGCGTCCGCCAGTGGCGCGCCTACTCGCTCACCCACGGCCCGCGCCCCGACGGCAACATCTCGATCACGGTGAAGGCCGTGCCCGACGGCGTCGTCTCCCACCACCTCGTGCACCGCGTGCAGGTCGGCACCCTCGTCCACCTCGAGCAGGCGACCGGCGAGTTCGTGCTGGCCCCCGAGGTCACCGACGGCCCCGCCACCGCCAAGCTGCTCTTCGTGACCGCCGGCTCCGGCGTCACCCCCGTCGTCGGGATGCTGCGCAACCTGTTCCCCGTGACCGACAGCGGCGTCGTGCGGCCCGCCCGCAGCGCCCACCTCGACATCACGGTCGTCCACGTCGCGCCGAGCCGCCCCGACTCGATCTTCATCCGCGACCTCGAGGCCCTCGACGCCGCCGGCGCGATCCACCTCGTGGCGCGGTACGACGACGTGCACGGCCTCCTCGACGTCGACACGCTCGGCGACCTGGTGCCCGACCTGGGCGAGCGTGCGACGTACGCCTGCGGTCCGGGTGGCCTCCTCGACGCGCTCGAGACCCACCACGCGGCGCGCGACCTCGTGCTCTACACCGAGCAGTTCCGGCCCGCGACGCTCGTCGTCGGCGAGGGCGGCGAAGTCACCTTCGCCGGGGGCGCGAGCATCGAGACCGACGGCGCCACCACGCTCCTCGACGCGGGCGAGTCCGCCGGCGTCCTCATGCCGAGCGGCTGCCGCATGGGCGTCTGCTTCGGCTGCGTCGTCCCGCTCACGGAGGGCTCGGTGCGCGACCTGCGCAACGGGGCCCTCACCACCGCCGTGCCCGGGGAGACCGGGCCGGAGGGCATCCGCATCCAGACCTGCATCACGGCCGCCGCCGGCCCGTGCCACCTCGACGTCTGA
- a CDS encoding helix-turn-helix domain-containing protein has protein sequence MTALRGALPDVADRTVDAIITEVPSYENALSGPMGATIRQAVQLALGGFVALVSGTSAAAGRRRDPRRPATASTRGAYDLGRGEARSGRSMEALLAAYRIGARVSWRELSRVAVDHGVGARMLAEFAELVFAFIDELSAASAAGHADELAASGRVRRRRLERIAALLLERAPADAVHAVVASTDWEPPETLTALVVRSDQVRAVLTTVDPTTLQPADELPALADGERALLLVPDVRRAVLLEQLGRYDAVVGPTVPWLDVRTSYDRVERALGLHGPDGLDRSDGLLDTDDVLVDLVVHADPAARAALRARALAPLASVRADTAARLEETLRAWLLHQGRREEVAAALFVHPQTVRYRMGRVRELWGDTLGDPDVVRELVVALA, from the coding sequence GTGACCGCGCTGCGCGGCGCGCTCCCCGACGTCGCCGACCGCACCGTCGACGCCATCATCACCGAGGTCCCCAGCTACGAGAACGCCCTGTCCGGGCCGATGGGCGCCACCATCCGCCAGGCCGTGCAGCTCGCCCTCGGCGGGTTCGTCGCCCTCGTCTCCGGCACCTCCGCCGCCGCCGGCCGACGCCGCGACCCCCGACGACCGGCGACGGCGTCGACGCGCGGGGCCTACGACCTGGGCCGGGGCGAGGCGCGCAGCGGGCGGTCGATGGAGGCGCTGCTCGCGGCGTACCGCATCGGGGCCCGCGTCTCCTGGCGCGAGCTGTCCCGCGTCGCCGTCGACCACGGCGTCGGCGCCCGGATGCTGGCCGAGTTCGCGGAGCTCGTCTTCGCCTTCATCGACGAGCTCTCCGCCGCCAGCGCGGCCGGGCACGCCGACGAGCTGGCCGCGAGCGGCCGCGTGCGGCGCCGCCGCCTGGAGCGGATCGCGGCCCTGCTGCTCGAGCGCGCTCCCGCGGACGCGGTGCACGCGGTCGTCGCCTCGACCGACTGGGAGCCGCCGGAGACGCTCACCGCGCTCGTCGTGCGCAGCGACCAGGTCCGCGCCGTGCTCACGACGGTGGACCCCACCACCCTGCAGCCCGCCGACGAGCTCCCCGCCCTCGCCGACGGCGAGCGCGCGCTCCTGCTCGTGCCCGACGTGCGGCGCGCGGTGCTGCTCGAGCAGCTCGGCCGGTACGACGCGGTCGTCGGCCCGACGGTGCCGTGGCTCGACGTGCGCACGTCGTACGACCGGGTCGAGCGCGCCCTCGGTCTCCACGGGCCCGACGGGCTGGACCGCTCGGACGGGCTCCTCGACACCGACGACGTGCTCGTCGACCTCGTCGTCCACGCCGATCCCGCCGCCCGCGCCGCCCTGCGCGCCCGGGCTCTCGCGCCGCTCGCAAGCGTGCGCGCCGACACCGCGGCCCGCCTCGAGGAGACGCTCCGCGCGTGGCTGCTCCACCAGGGCCGCCGCGAGGAGGTGGCCGCGGCGCTGTTCGTGCACCCCCAGACCGTGCGCTACCGCATGGGACGCGTGCGCGAGCTGTGGGGCGACACGCTCGGCGACCCCGACGTCGTGCGCGAGCTGGTGGTGGCGTTGGCGTGA
- a CDS encoding SGNH/GDSL hydrolase family protein translates to MTSLPRRVVAGLAFALVLTGCSGNDSDGPSVATAEPSSEAPGADGPEVRTDDSDDFADQSYVAMGDSYTAAPGVEPADDASGLCGRSEVNYPHLVQGAFGGSELTDVSCSGATTADLLAPQALATGDVPAQIDAVTADTDIVTISTGGNDFGAFALLAGDCVQTGCEDIDIAAVQEGLAQLSTNLAGAIAQVQERAPEARVLVIGYPQVVPAGTEGCDDVPLDAQTLGLARLLNQELANAQERAAETAGVEFVDLFAATQGHALCSDEPWINGGDTDGAVPYHPLESGQRAAAAAIVELLDS, encoded by the coding sequence ATGACCTCGCTCCCCCGCCGTGTCGTCGCCGGCCTCGCGTTCGCCCTCGTCCTCACCGGGTGCAGCGGCAACGACTCCGACGGCCCGAGCGTCGCGACGGCGGAGCCCTCGTCCGAGGCCCCCGGAGCGGACGGCCCCGAGGTGCGCACGGACGACTCCGACGACTTCGCGGACCAGTCCTACGTCGCGATGGGCGACTCCTACACCGCCGCCCCCGGCGTGGAGCCGGCCGACGACGCCTCGGGCCTGTGCGGGCGCTCCGAGGTGAACTACCCCCACCTGGTGCAGGGCGCGTTCGGCGGCTCCGAGCTCACGGACGTGTCGTGCTCGGGCGCGACCACGGCGGACCTCCTCGCGCCGCAGGCCCTGGCGACGGGCGACGTGCCCGCCCAGATCGACGCCGTCACCGCGGACACCGACATCGTCACGATCAGCACGGGCGGCAACGACTTCGGCGCCTTCGCGCTGCTGGCGGGCGACTGCGTGCAGACGGGTTGCGAGGACATCGACATCGCCGCGGTGCAGGAGGGCCTCGCCCAGCTGTCGACCAACCTGGCCGGCGCCATCGCGCAGGTGCAGGAGCGGGCGCCGGAGGCGCGGGTGCTCGTCATCGGCTACCCGCAGGTCGTGCCCGCCGGCACCGAGGGCTGCGACGACGTGCCGCTCGACGCGCAGACCCTCGGCCTGGCCCGGCTCCTCAACCAGGAGCTCGCCAACGCGCAGGAGCGCGCCGCCGAGACCGCCGGGGTCGAGTTCGTCGACCTCTTCGCGGCCACGCAGGGCCACGCGCTCTGCTCCGACGAGCCGTGGATCAACGGCGGCGACACCGACGGTGCCGTCCCCTACCACCCGCTCGAGTCCGGCCAGCGCGCCGCCGCGGCGGCGATCGTGGAGCTCCTGGACAGCTGA
- a CDS encoding amidohydrolase, which translates to MSTLLIRQARLVPVGPGVTAGPSPRPVDVVVTDGRVTAVGPDLPVHPGATAAEVVDAEGRWLIPGLWDQHVHLGQWTLASQRLDLAGARSPEDATRMVAERLAEQPGHPVIGWGHRSGGWERDVTVSELDAVSGDTPVVLISGDGHHAWLNTTALLHLAMPVRDSVVREAEWFAAYARLSTLVGDDGTSPAAYRRALDTAASLGVVGLVDLEFSGGAADWLHRWEQGCDRLRVRMSTYAEGLDQVLSLGLRTGDVLPGVADVTGPHDDRLQMGPLKIISDGSLNTRTAWCCEPYADAHRLEYPAGQPNLSGAELRSLLERAHAAGLEVATHAIGDAAVAAALAAYATTGARGSIEHAQMVGRADSRRMAELGIRASVQPAHLLDDRDLTEKIWQERASRCFAFRWMLDDGVELVLGSDAPVSPLDPWLAMAAAVHRSADEREPWHGEQALTVAEALAASTDGWGTVAPGHPGDLVLLDADPYAAFGSTAEQGAWLREMPVAATYVAGEAVYGAGIELG; encoded by the coding sequence GTGTCCACGCTGCTCATCCGCCAGGCCCGCCTGGTGCCCGTCGGGCCCGGTGTCACCGCCGGGCCCTCGCCCCGTCCCGTCGACGTGGTGGTGACGGACGGTCGCGTCACCGCGGTCGGCCCCGACCTGCCCGTCCACCCCGGTGCGACCGCGGCCGAGGTCGTCGACGCCGAGGGGCGCTGGCTCATCCCGGGCCTCTGGGACCAGCACGTGCACCTCGGCCAGTGGACGCTCGCGTCCCAGCGCCTCGACCTCGCCGGCGCCCGCTCGCCCGAGGACGCGACCAGGATGGTCGCCGAGCGGCTCGCCGAGCAGCCCGGGCATCCGGTCATCGGCTGGGGACACCGCTCCGGCGGCTGGGAGCGTGACGTCACGGTCAGCGAGCTCGACGCCGTCTCGGGCGACACCCCCGTCGTCCTCATCTCCGGCGACGGCCACCACGCCTGGCTCAACACGACGGCGCTGCTCCACCTCGCCATGCCCGTGCGGGACTCGGTGGTGCGCGAGGCGGAGTGGTTCGCGGCGTACGCCCGCCTCTCCACCCTCGTCGGCGACGACGGCACGTCGCCCGCGGCATACCGGCGCGCCCTCGACACCGCCGCCTCGCTCGGCGTCGTCGGTCTCGTCGACCTTGAGTTCTCCGGCGGCGCCGCCGACTGGCTGCACCGCTGGGAGCAGGGGTGCGACCGGCTGCGGGTGCGGATGTCGACGTACGCCGAGGGGCTCGACCAGGTGCTCTCCCTCGGCCTGCGCACGGGGGACGTGCTGCCGGGCGTCGCCGACGTGACGGGCCCGCACGACGACCGCCTGCAGATGGGGCCGCTCAAGATCATCTCCGACGGGTCGCTCAACACCCGGACGGCGTGGTGCTGCGAGCCCTACGCCGACGCCCACCGGCTGGAGTACCCCGCCGGTCAGCCCAACCTGTCCGGCGCGGAGCTGCGGTCCCTCCTCGAGCGTGCGCACGCCGCGGGCCTCGAGGTGGCGACCCACGCGATCGGCGACGCGGCGGTGGCGGCCGCGCTCGCGGCGTACGCGACGACGGGGGCGCGGGGCTCCATCGAGCACGCCCAGATGGTCGGCCGGGCCGACTCGCGGCGCATGGCCGAGCTGGGCATCCGCGCCAGCGTGCAGCCCGCGCACCTGCTCGACGACCGCGACCTCACGGAGAAGATCTGGCAGGAGCGCGCGAGCCGCTGCTTCGCGTTCCGCTGGATGCTCGACGACGGCGTCGAGCTCGTGCTCGGCTCCGACGCGCCCGTCTCCCCGCTCGACCCGTGGCTCGCGATGGCCGCGGCCGTGCACCGCAGCGCCGACGAGCGCGAGCCGTGGCACGGCGAGCAGGCGCTCACCGTGGCCGAGGCGCTGGCCGCGTCCACCGATGGCTGGGGCACCGTCGCCCCTGGCCACCCGGGTGACCTCGTGCTGCTCGACGCGGACCCGTACGCCGCGTTCGGCTCCACCGCCGAGCAGGGCGCGTGGCTGCGGGAGATGCCGGTGGCCGCGACGTACGTCGCCGGTGAGGCCGTGTACGGCGCGGGGATCGAGCTGGGCTGA